A region of Desulfolithobacter dissulfuricans DNA encodes the following proteins:
- the aprB gene encoding adenylyl-sulfate reductase subunit beta: MPSFVDPSKCDGCKGGDKTACMYICPNDLMVLNKEEMKAYNQEPDACWECYSCVKICPQGAIMVRGYDDFVPMGGQVHPMRSSDSIMWTVKFRNGNIKRFKFPIRTTAEGAANAYVGERGENLDDERLLLEGELPSPTKLA; encoded by the coding sequence ATGCCAAGTTTTGTAGATCCTTCAAAATGCGATGGTTGCAAGGGCGGTGACAAGACGGCCTGCATGTACATCTGTCCGAACGATCTCATGGTCCTGAACAAGGAAGAGATGAAGGCGTACAATCAGGAGCCGGACGCATGCTGGGAGTGCTACTCCTGCGTGAAGATCTGCCCGCAGGGTGCAATCATGGTTCGTGGTTACGATGACTTCGTACCCATGGGCGGTCAGGTGCATCCCATGCGGAGTTCTGACTCCATTATGTGGACCGTTAAGTTCCGTAATGGTAACATCAAACGTTTCAAATTCCCGATCCGGACCACGGCTGAGGGTGCTGCCAATGCCTATGTCGGCGAGAGGGGCGAGAACCTGGACGACGAGCGTCTGCTCCTCGAGGGTGAACTGCCGAGCCCGACCAAGCTGGCATAA